A part of Gossypium hirsutum isolate 1008001.06 chromosome A07, Gossypium_hirsutum_v2.1, whole genome shotgun sequence genomic DNA contains:
- the LOC107956404 gene encoding receptor-like protein kinase FERONIA: protein MRTPSLSGFCFCPVSESKLKKKPSKGKAKSSLPQHLCRRFSLDEVRVATNNFDSQLILGKGGSAVVYKGFFDDGASVFAVKYLLLGSSRQKILEDFRNEVQLLCQLRHQHIVSLIGFCDEEDKMIIMYNYMSQGSLFDHLHGTGHHDPLPWKQRLEICIGIARGLHYLHAGAKRAVIHRDIKTRNILLDYQKVSKISDFTLSKIGPFSLSNAPIRIELPPLDEIELQTSRTRLFGTLGYVAPELFMDTTLVTEKSDVYSFGVVLLEVLCGRKVIKFDAGDHNHCHIISWVNEHLKNGRIYQMTDPYLEGKIAPGCLQKFLDIALSCVHVGEHKRPALGEVEVTLELALELQNKADSEVEWHGEVIYEEVVLSASAFNFSDYQTDVLWPHGSYRVEDAFSCKYEDMLSDIEELCR, encoded by the coding sequence ATGAGAACTCCTTCACTTTCCGGCTTTTGTTTCTGTCCAGTATCTGAAAGCAAATTAAAGAAGAAGCCGAGCAAGGGAAAAGCTAAATCATCACTTCCCCAACATCTGTGCCGTCGATTTTCTCTCGACGAGGTCAGAGTTGCCACCAATAACTTTGACTCCCAGTTGATTCTTGGTAAAGGTGGCAGTGCAGTTGTATACAAAGGGTTTTTCGATGACGGGGCTTCGGTTTTCGCTGTCAAATACTTGCTGCTCGGATCCTCACGACAGAAAATACTTGAGGACTTTCGAAATGAGGTGCAGCTACTTTGCCAGCTGCGCCACCAACATATTGTTTCTCTGATTGGATTCTGCGATGAGGAAGACAAGATGATCATAATGTACAATTATATGAGCCAGGGGTCACTCTTCGATCATCTCCATGGTACTGGTCATCACGATCCCCTCCCATGGAAGCAAAGGTTAGAGATTTGCATTGGGATAGCTCGTGGATTACATTATCTTCATGCTGGAGCTAAGCGAGCAGTTATCCACCGCGACATCAAGACCAGAAACATTCTTTTAGATTACCAAAAGGTTTCCAAGATTTCGGATTTCACCTTGTCTAAGATAGGCCCTTTTAGTTTATCAAACGCTCCCATCAGAATAGAGTTACCCCCTCtggatgaaattgaattgcaAACAAGTCGAACGAGGCTGTTTGGTACTTTGGGTTATGTGGCTCCTGAGCTTTTCATGGATACTACTCTTGTGACAGAGAAATCAGACGTTTACTCATTTGGAGTTGTTTTGCTTGAAGTACTTTGCGGTAGGAAAGTAATAAAGTTTGATGCAGGGGACCATAATCATTGTCATATAATTTCATGGGTTAATGAACACCTAAAGAATGGAAGAATTTACCAAATGACGGATCCATATTTGGAAGGGAAAATAGCCCCGGGTTGCTTACAGAAATTCCTGGACATCGCATTAAGCTGCGTCCATGTTGGGGAACATAAACGACCTGCTCTTGGTGAAGTGGAGGTGACACTAGAGCTTGCTTTGGAGCTCCAAAACAAAGCAGACTCCGAAGTGGAGTGGCATGGAGAAGTTATTTATGAAGAAGTAGTTTTGTCTGCATCTGCCTTCAATTTCTCTGACTATCAGACTGATGTACTCTGGCCCCATGGAAGTTATCGTGTGGAGGATGCATTTAGCTGCAAATATGAGGATATGTTGTCAGACATTGAAGAGCTGTGCAGATGA